In Euphorbia lathyris chromosome 9, ddEupLath1.1, whole genome shotgun sequence, the following are encoded in one genomic region:
- the LOC136207188 gene encoding NAC domain-containing protein 87-like has protein sequence MEGGEDLIDLPPGFRFHPTDEEIISHYLTEKVMNNTFTACAVGEVDLNKCEPWDLPKKAKMGEKEWYFFCQRDRKYPTGMRTNRATVAGYWKATGKDKEIFKGKNCLVGMKKTLVFYRGRAPKGEKTNWVMHEYRLEGNFSYYNLPKSAKDEWVVCRVFHKSTGIKRTSIEDLLRMNSFGNDDLLDYASLPPLMEPSNNTRPSSSSFNNGGNEKENYLSNLATTINNNNVQFQPCNSSSVFYPQIQPSNPLFTFQTNPPVYYSNSAFENNDHAFLRAIAASRQDQQQCKIEQFSSNNHSVATLSQDTGISTDVNTAEISSVQGRNKVYDDLDDGPIADLDGLWDY, from the exons ATGGAAGGAGGAGAAGATCTGATCGATCTGCCGCCGGGGTTCCGATTCCATCCAACAGATGAAGAAATTATCAGCCATTATTTAACAGAAAAAGTCATGAATAACACCTTCACCGCCTGTGCTGTTGGTGAAGTTGATCTGAATAAGTGTGAACCATGGGATTTACCAA AAAAAGCAAAGATGGGGGAGAAAGAATGGTACTTCTTTTGCCAGAGAGATAGAAAATACCCAACCGGTATGAGGACAAACCGGGCCACGGTGGCCGGGTACTGGAAAGCCACCGGAAAAGATAAGGAGATATTCAAGGGGAAAAATTGTCTTGTTGGCATGAAAAAGACCCTTGTTTTCTATAGAGGAAGAGCTCCTAAAGGAGAGAAAACTAATTGGGTTATGCATGAATATAGACTTGAAGGCAATTTTTCTTACTACAATCTACCTAAATCTGCTAAG GATGAATGGGTTGTGTGTAGGGTTTTCCATAAGAGCACTGGGATTAAAAGAACTTCAATCGAAGACTTGTTGAGAATGAATTCATTTGGTAACGATGATCTCCTCGATTATGCTTCTCTTCCACCTCTAATGGAGCCTTCTAATAATACCAGACCGAGCTCATCGAGCTTCAACAATGGCGGAAACGAGAAGGAGAATTACTTGTCAAACTTGGCTACAACaatcaataataataacgttCAATTTCAACCTTGTAATTCAAGCTCAGTTTTTTATCCCCAAATTCAACCTTCAAACCCTCTTTTCACATTCCAGACTAATCCACCTGTCTATTATTCGAATTCCGCCTTCGAAAACAACGACCACGCCTTCCTCCGAGCAATAGCTGCGTCGAGGCAAGATCAACAGCAGTGCAAGATTGAACAGTTTTCATCTAATAATCACTCGGTCGCGACGCTCTCGCAGGATACCGGAATTAGTACGGACGTGAACACGGCGGAGATTTCATCGGTGCAAGGAAGGAACAAGGTTTATGATGATCTTGACGACGGTCCGATTGCAGATTTGGATGGCTTGTGGGATTACTGA